Proteins encoded by one window of Nicotiana tabacum cultivar K326 chromosome 10, ASM71507v2, whole genome shotgun sequence:
- the LOC142165469 gene encoding uncharacterized protein LOC142165469, with protein sequence MHNVSRDLLSGVLFRSSAYAIWSDLKERFDKVNASRIYYLHRKIFSLTQSTSSVLVYYSKLKDLWDEYDSIMPPPVCCDKSKKFIERQEYQRLWQFLMGLNDGYSQVRSQIIMKSKIPPVNQAYAMILQNESQKLVAGGGYSAESIDPTALFSSKLGQKQRRNFNVECDFCHLKGHTKEECYKLMKCDYCNKKGHLRTNYYKLIGYPTDFKPKNEQIWLKLK encoded by the coding sequence ATGCACAATGTAAGTCGCGATTTGCTGAGTGGAGTATTGTTCCGGTCAAGTGCATATGCAATTTGGTCGGATCTTAAGGAGCGATTTGATAAGGTCAATGCATCACGAATTTATTACTTGCACAGGAAGATTTTTTCATTAACACAAAGTACATCCTCTGTTTTAGTTTACTACtcgaaattgaaggatttatgGGATGAATATGACTCGATTATGCCTCCCCCTGTTTGTTGTGATAAGTCAAAGAAGTTCATTGAACGGCAGGAGTATCAACGTTTGTGGCAATTTTTAATGGGATTAAATGATGGCTATAGTCAAGTTCGTAGCCAAATTATAATGAAATCCAAAATTCCCCCTGTCAATCAAGCTTATGCTATGATCCTTCAGAATGAAAGTCAAAAATTAGTAGCAGGTGGTGGTTATAGTGCTGAGTCCATTGATCCTACTGCCCTATTCAGCTCTAAACTTGGTCAAAAACAAAGGAGGAACTtcaatgttgaatgtgacttctGTCATTTAAAAGGGCATACTAAGGAAGAATGTTACAAGTTGATGAAATGTGATTACTGCAATAAGAAGGGACATTTGAGGACCAATTATTATAAACTGATAGGGTATCCTACAGATTTTAAGCCTAAAAATGAGCAAATATGGTTGAAGTTAAAATAA